A stretch of the Vigna radiata var. radiata cultivar VC1973A chromosome 9, Vradiata_ver6, whole genome shotgun sequence genome encodes the following:
- the LOC106773581 gene encoding pathogenesis-related protein 2-like has product MAVFTFEDQTTSPVAPSILYKALVKDADNIVPKAVDSFKSVEIVEGNGGPGTIKKISFLEDGETKFVLHKIEGIDEANLGYSYSIVGGAALPNTAEKITIDTILSDGPNGGSVVKLSIKYHSKGDASPNEDELKAGKAKSDALFKVIEAYLLANA; this is encoded by the exons ATGGCTGTTTTCACATTCGAGGATCAAACCACTTCTCCCGTGGCTCCTTCTATCCTTTACAAGGCTCTTGTCAAAGACGCCGACAACATCGTCCCAAAGGCTGTTGATTCTTTCAAGAGTGTTGAAATCGTTGAAGGCAACGGAGGCCCCGGAACCATCAAGAAGATCTCTTTCCTTGAGG ATGGAGAGACAAAGTTTGTGTTGCACAAAATAGAAGGAATAGACGAGGCTAACTTGGGATACAGCTACAGCATAGTTGGAGGTGCTGCTTTGCCAAACACTGCAGAAAAGATCACCATCGACACCATACTGAGTGATGGCCCCAACGGAGGCTCAGTCGTAAAGCTGAGCATAAAGTATCACAGCAAAGGAGATGCTTCACCcaatgaagatgagctcaaagCTGGTAAAGCCAAGAGTGATGCTCTTTTCAAGGTCATTGAGGCTTACCTTTTGGCCAATGCTTGA